One Natator depressus isolate rNatDep1 chromosome 6, rNatDep2.hap1, whole genome shotgun sequence DNA window includes the following coding sequences:
- the DEGS2 gene encoding sphingolipid delta(4)-desaturase/C4-monooxygenase DES2: protein MGNRVTRGDFEWVYTEQPHTQRRWEILAKYPTIKSLMGPDPHLKWIVSGMVLTQLLACYLVKDLSWKWIFFWAYAFGGCINHSMALAIHDISHNVAFGNKQAKWNRWFAVFANLPIGLPYSASFKKYHIDHHRYLGGDALDVDIPTDFEGWFFCTPFRKLIWLILQPLFYGLRPLYVNPKTVTQMEIFNALVQFSIDFIIYYLWGLKPVVYLISGTLLCMGLHPIAGHFIAEHYMFLKGYETYSYYGPLNWITFNAGYHMEHHDFPSIPGCKLPMVKKIAAEYYDNLPQHQSWVRVLWDFVFDDTIGPYSRIKRICKLATENQ, encoded by the exons CCAAATATCCAACAATTAAATCTCTAATGGGACCAGATCCCCACTTAAAATGGATTGTATCTGGAATGGTGTTGACACAGCTTCTAGCCTGCTACTTGGTGAAAGATTTATCTTGGAAATGGATTTTCTTTTGGGCTTATGCTTTTGGGGGCTGCATCAATCACTCAATGGCGCTAGCAATCCATGATATTTCACACAATGTTGCCTTTGGTAACAAGCAGGCTAAGTGGAATAGATGGTTTGCAGTGTTTGCCAACCTGCCAATTGGACTTCCTTACTCCGCCTCCTTCAAGAAATACCACATTGACCATCATCGATACCTTGGTGGAGACGCTTTGGATGTGGATATTCCAACTGACTTCGAAGGCTGGTTCTTTTGCACTCCATTTCGGAAACTTATTTGGCTCATCCTCCAACCACTCTTCTATGGCCTGAGACCTCTTTATGTGAACCCCAAAACAGTTACTCAGATGGAAATATTTAATGCGCTGGTACAATTCTCTATTGATTTTATAATCTACTACCTATGGGGCCTGAAGCCTGTCGTTTATTTAATATCAGGCACGTTACTTTGCATGGGTTTGCATCCTATTGCCGGGCACTTCATAGCAGAACATTACATGTTCTTAAAAGGCTATGAAACCTATTCTTATTATGGACCTCTCAACTGGATCACCTTTAATGCAGGCTACCACATGGAGCACCATGATTTCCCTAGCATACCTGGATGCAAGCTGCCAATG gtGAAAAAGATAGCAGCAGAATATTATGACAACCTTCCTCAGCACCAATCTTGGGTTCGAGTTCtttgggattttgtttttgaTGACACCATTGGTCCTTACTCACGGATTAAGAGAATATGCAAACTAGCAACAGAAAACCAATAG